In a genomic window of Urocitellus parryii isolate mUroPar1 chromosome 11, mUroPar1.hap1, whole genome shotgun sequence:
- the Or10x1 gene encoding olfactory receptor 10X1 has product MKFNQTVLKEFILVGFSAYPNVQAFLFVIFFCLYLFTLAGNLTIMGLTWGDRFLHTPMYLFLSALSFSETCYTLAIIPKMLADLLSKSRAISVTGCGLQMCFFLGLGGTNCIILTLMGYDRFLAICNPLRYPLLMTNVACAQLVASAWAGGFLVSLIETVLIFRGSFCFPNLIRHFFCHMRAVVRLTCRDSDLTEFIVTVISVSGLLGTFLLLLLTYVFILSTVLRIPSAEGKQKAFSTCASHLTVVIVHFGFASIVYLKPEASGGDDTLMAVPYTVITPFLSPIIFSLRNKDMKQAFRKVMRKTDALKK; this is encoded by the coding sequence ATGAAGTTCAATCAGACAGTCCTGAAGGAATTCATCCTGGTTGGCTTTTCTGCTTACCCGAATGTTCAAGCCTTCCTCTTCGTGATCTTCTTTTGCCTCTACCTGTTCACCCTGGCAGGTAATCTGACCATCATGGGACTAACTTGGGGGGACAGATTCCTCCACACCCCTATGTACCTCTTCCTGAGTGCACTCTCCTTCTCTGAGACCTGCTACACCTTGGCGATCATCCCCAAGATGCTGGCAGATCTGCTGTCCAAGAGCAGAGCCATTTCAGTCACAGGTTGCGGCTtgcaaatgtgtttctttttggGCCTGGGGGGTACCAACTGCATCATCCTCACTCTGATGGGGTACGACCGCTTCCTGGCCATCTGCAACCCTCTCAGGTATCCCCTGCTGATGACCAATGTGGCATGTGCACAACTCGTGGCCTCCGCTTGGGCCGGAGGCTTCTTGGTCTCCCTGATAGAGACTGTCCTGATATTCAGGGGTTCTTTCTGCTTTCCAAACCTCATCAGACACTTCTTCTGCCACATGCGGGCAGTGGTGAGGCTGACCTGTAGAGACAGCGACCTCACGGAATTCATCGTCACTGTGATCTCAGTGTCCGGCCTGCTGGGCActttcctgcttctcctcctgacCTACGTGTTCATCCTTTCCACCGTCCTCAGAATCCCCTCGGCTGAGGGCAAGCAGAAAGCCTTTtccacctgtgcctcccaccTCACGGTGGTCATCGTCCACTTTGGTTTCGCATCTATTGTTTACCTGAAGCCAGAAGCCTCGGGGGGAGACGACACACTCATGGCTGTCCCTTACACGGTCATTACTCCTTTCCTCAGCCCCATCATATTCAGCCTCAGGAACAAGGACATGAAGCAGGCTTTTAGAAAGGTCATGAGAAAGACAGACGCCTTGAAAAAGTAA
- the Or6p1 gene encoding olfactory receptor 6P1 has protein sequence MGNLSGGHVEEFVLVGFPTSPPLQLLLFVFFLAIYLLTLLENVLIISTIRLTPSLHRPMYFFLGHLSFLELWYINVTIPRLLGAFLTQDGRVSYVGCMTQLYFFIALACTECVLLAVMAYDRYLAICDPLRYPSLMPSSLATRLAAASWGSGFFSSMMKLLFISRLYYCGPNVINHFFCDISPLLNLTCSDKEQAELVDFLLALVMILLPLVAVISSYVAIIAAILRIPTTQGRHRAFSTCTSHLAVVVIYYSSTLFTYARPRAMYTFNYNKVISVLYTVIVPFLNPAIYCLRNKEVKEAFQKSVLGRCHHLRDVPD, from the coding sequence ATGGGGAATTTGAGTGGAGGCCACGTGGAAGAGTTTGTCTTGGTGGGCTTCCCCACATCTCCACCCCTCCAGCTGCTCCTGTTTGTCTTCTTTCTGGCCATTTACCTGTTGACGCTGCTGGAGAACGTGCTCATCATCTCCACCATCCGGCTCACCCCAAGCCTTCATCGccccatgtacttctttcttGGTCACCTCTCCTTCCTGGAGCTATGGTACATCAACGTTACCATCCCCCGGCTCTTGGGAGCCTTTCTTACCCAGGATGGAAGAGTCTCCTACGTGGGTTGCATGACTCAGCTCTACTTCTTCATTGCTCTGGCCTGCACAGAGTGTGTCCTGCTGGCCgtcatggcctatgaccgctaccTGGCCATCTGTGATCCCCTCCGCTACCCGAGTCTCATGCCTTCCAGCTTAGCCACGCGTCTGGCGGCTGCCTCTTGGGGGAGTGGGTTTTTCAGCTCCATGATGAAGCTGCTCTTCATTTCCCGACTGTACTACTGTGGACCCAACGTCATCAACCACTTTTTCTGTGATATCTCCCCACTGCTGAACCTCACCTGCTCTGACAAGGAGCAAGCAGAGCTGGTGGACTTCTTGCTGGCTCTGGTGATGATTCTACTCCCTCTGGTGGCTGTGATTTCATCCTATGTGGCCATCATCGCGGCCATCCTGAGAATCCCAACTACCCAGGGACGCCACAGGGCTTTCTCCACTTGCACCTCTCACCTGGCAGTAGTCGTCATCTACTACTCCTCCACTCTCTTCACCTACGCACGGCCCCGAGCCATGTACACCTTCAACTACAACAAAGTCATTTCCGTGCTCTACACTGTCATTGTCCCATTTCTCAACCCAGCCATCTACTGCCTAAGGAACAAGGAGGTGAAGGAGGCCTTCCAAAAGTCTGTCCTGGGCAGATGTCACCATCTGAGGGATGTTCCAGACTGA